The genomic window TGGGCTGGTTTAGACCCATatcatcctcttcttcctcctcttcttcttctacatcACCTGGCAACCCCAGGCTGCATCCTCCCTCACTCCTGGAGCCTCTCCAGCCGCCACCGCTGCTGCAAGACAAGCCTAAAGACACTGTGGGAGTGGTGGCAGAGGACCCCTGGCTCGAAACCCCCTCTGTAAAATCAGCAGACTCGGCTGACTCAGGCTTGTTTGAGGGCGGCGTGGGGGACAACAAGAAGAGGCGAGTGTCACCTTATACATCCAGCACAGAAAACTCTCCACCTCCACGTAGTGGTGAGGTGTGCGAGAAAGACAGCAACAGCGATGCAGACTACTATGGCTATTACACCCACTGAAGAACTCACTCATGACCACAAGCACCACAGAGTCTCCCAACACCTACCCCCCATCTGTCTGTCCAGTCAGGTACTAAAAAGGGCTGGAACAGTACCACATCACTGAACGTGCAACTGAACATGGGACCTGCACACAGCGTGCTCTTTGTAGGCCCGTCTCAAAGTGTTAGATGATTACAGGAGAAACTTTAGTTTACTGTCAAAGTTAGCATTGAACAAAAGTGGAAGTGACTGGGACACTGCCCTACAGTCACATAAACACCAAGCAGACGTACAGACCTGTGACTTAAGTCTTTGAAACATCTGgagatttgaaaaaaaagatctgCATATCTGCTTGTTGACAGACGCCTGCAGGGATTGTCTGTTCTTTCTGCATCaaacactctctctgtctcttttgcTCCGTCTCGTCTCGCCCGTCTCTTCTTTCTCACCTTTAAACATTCACACTCGCAACATGcgcatgcccccccccccccccccccatgatcagctgaaattacatttgcacaatATCCTCTTAAAAATTAGGCCCAAAATGTTTAGTGCAGCTCCCACTAGTGGCCAAAAAAGGATGGTTGCAGGCTGGCAGTGCAAAGGCCAAGTGTTTGAATGTCAGGGGGTTAAAACAGCTTAGCAGGCACATGTTCTGAAGCGAGGCTAATCTGTCTTAACCTTGCATGTCAGCACTGTGTGAGAAAATGTCGTCAAATGTTTGAATTCATCTGCCTTCCTTAGATCAAGGCAGCTAATGTTCATCAACAGCACTGACCCTGAAACAGAAAGATGACATAAGTCGTCAGGAGAGGCAGCATAGCAGTGTACTGGATATGGTTGTAAAAATGGACAAATGTTTTGTCAACCTGCTATTTAATTTGATGTTTGAAAGGAATGAAGGAGGGAGTTTCCAGAGCTATTTGAGCActtctccaaaaaaaaacacataggcGCCATGAAGATGGTGTGATGTGATGATGAGATTGCATCATTCAAAAAAGCCCCACACAGTCAAAAAATTAGAAGAGTGCCAGAGTGAGGTGAATATaggttgatgtttttttctgtcacaggATGTTAAGAAAATGATCACTAAGTATTTTAAAGACATGGATGAGTGAGTTTGTACTTCTTAGCACTATAGAGCAGCAGTCCAGCTCCTCTGCTACTACTAATCGATGTGAAAACACtcctgtcaccacacacacacacaaaaatcccACGATCAATAACAGCAATGATGGTAGCACTAGAAAACAGCATCGGCAGGGAAGTTTGTGGAAGTTATTGTTGTGATGCTGTAGGTCTTCCCCAAACTGCTGCCATACAGCAGGACTAAGTGCCCCTGAAAGTGGGTCATTGAGGATGCCCACGTCTACCTGTAGGTAAATAGACAAGGCACTGTCACCCTGGAACCGCaataaacaggaagcacaaagtGACCAGACAgacactgtgaatttcccccCTAGTCTTTAGGCCTATCATGTGGTGACACCGGGTGACAGCGGTCCGACTCCAGGCCTGGTGACAGAAATGAAGAGTGAGGTTCCAGTCGGCACTCATCAGAGATGTGCTCCTCATTCCTCAGCAGGTGTGCTAATGGCCTCAGACAACACTGTGGGCAACAGGCAGCATTACTGATAGGCGTTATTTTGAAATTAACACAAATTTAATGTGCTCACATGCTTCAAATTTGATAACATTCGGTGAAGGAGAGGCAACAGAATGTCTGTTTATGGCAAAAAAAGTTTAGTCTGTACAAAATGCAAACTTTCATTTGTACAGACTAAACAAATAAACGTGGTTAGAGTAGCAAGCAGGCAGATTTTGTCAGGTAGCCTCAGGCTAATTATTCTCCCCTGTATtttgtctttatgctaagctaaggtaAAAGGCTGCAATGCACTGATCACACAGACTATGGTGTGATACTCTCACAGCAGTTAAACAGAAACTATTCAGGTGCATCTATTTAATACCATTTTGAATGAAGAATTCCATTTTAAATGAAGAGTAACTGTTTAGGTCCTGTCATGAAGAAATAAGAGGGTGTTTTAGGGTTAACTTGTACAGATGAATTTTACACATGGTAGGTATTTTACACTCCAATTTCAGCATTGTTAACTTGTTTTAACACGTTTTAGGCAAACAAAATTCAACCAATGAGCTTtgtaaaaaatgtgacaaaaatctAATGACAAAATtttacagcttgtttttgtttgtgttgttctaAAACCATTTACTCTGGAGGTTAATAGCAAACATGATGCACTTCCATGTAATGTTCTTACAGTTGTCTTAAGACGAATGCAAactgaacatttaaaaaataaattgaatcACAATGGATGAGCTCtactgatataaaaatatgtatgtgtAATATTTCCATAAGATTTATTATTGACTTGTGTTGACATCTGTCAGAGAAAGGGGTGGCAGTTAATTAATGAAGCTGTACTATGGACAATTCATGTTTTAAGTGCAATTAAAAGAAGCTAAATTAGTTTAAAGGTGAGCAGCAGTGAGAGCTTTTATGTGAACACTGACCTGTGTTACAATGtcccttatttattttatgtggtTACACTGAGTCACCCTGCACCTATAGGAGTGCAAGACCtcacatcaccatcatcatcagcacACAAAGGCTTTCAGTTACCTCAGGaacgccccctgctggacatcTCTCAGCTATTACGCTCTGCCATTAACCCACATCTCTTACCTCCCATGAGCCTGTGTTTCCCACCTAGTACATTTCCAGAGACCTTCACTAGAAGCAGAGTAGTGACAGAGGGGAAACCAGAGGGCTCAAGGAACAAGCatgttattttttgtgtgtgtgtgtgtgtgttccatgtgCACTGTTCATGTCAAAGGACTATAAAAGCTTACAAAATTCGGAAATAAGACGAGTTCTGAAAGGGGGATGCAGAAACTTATTTATTATAGGTGGTGTTAAATGTGTattaaactgttgtttttttattcatgaaatTAAAGCTTACACCTTATGACTGCTTcaatgtgtgtcttttatttgATGTCTGATAGCTACATCTGATTTCAGGTTCTCATTTTTGAAAGATCGTTACACACTGCAGTCATAGTACAGCTATGGGatttttcacagcagaaacacagttGTGATTTATGCATGTACTATACAAATACAGTATGTTTCCAACCAGCTGGATACTCATTAGTCTATCAATGACATAAAAATACTGTACAATATATTCTCTGCTCTTTTAAATATACTGTActtatttttcaaaaataaattaaataaaaatttaGACAGATACTGTCTTAAACCTTTAGTCCTTAAAATTGGAAAACACAAGACTATGTGAGTGAGGTTGGGAAGCTGTACAAACTGCATACTGCAGCCAAGGCCAGGTTAACATTGAATGGTTTTGTTACGTGGTTTAACAGAAAATGTATTCAGGGACATTAGCCACAGTCTTTGGGAAAaatattcacttttttttttaaattaatgaaCAACTGTTCATTTACACATCATCAGTTACCCAACGTGTGTGTctggtcagagctgctgttgctTCAAATTTTCTTATTCATTTGAgttaatttgtaaaaaaaatgtatataaattAGCATATTGTTCATTTAAAGTTTTTACTAATAAATCAAATTGTCACAAACCAGTGGGCTCTTTGCCATCTTGTTTCTCTGTAGATCTGTAGCTCTGTAGCACAGACTCCGattcaattgtttttttttttaaagagttcaACACAAGCCCAGGTTTGTCAattgtgtgtcacatgttgagaaaataaatgcatacaCCCTGATTGAATGAATctaaacaatatatataaataaatacatttagaaaATTGAACTACATATTTTCCACCAGTCATGCTCTCTGTGTAACTCTGGTGAGGTTTTCCCGATGAGCCAGTCACGGGTGTACAGGAGGAGTGTGAGGACATCTGCAGCACTATCTCCACTCTGTCTCTCAAAGCGGTTCATGAATGCTGTCCAAAATATCCACCACTGATATTTCCTTCACTTCTCACTTTATCTGCACATTGGTGCCGTCACATCTGGTCACCACAGAGTTATGTTTTCCACATTAGCAAAACCTGGATCTGTCCTGAGCCTCCAGTAAGTCCCGTTTGTCACCCAGGTATCCCGTCCCAAAGAATCTTTGCCTTTCCTGGAAGAAAGAAATAATAGCGGCTATGATCAATGCATTCCAACAATTCCTGTTTTTAATATAACAATACTGCACATGTGTACTTTCATGAAGCCAATGGCAGCCAAAGATTAAGAAAAAGACAacttgaaaaatgaatgaactgTAATGGATTGTAAATTTATGGAGCCATGCAGTGGGTATTAGAAAACAGAAGGATGATTGTAGAGGAATGCGCttacttaaaaaaacatggaacGTGCTCTTCACCCTTCTTGGACAGCTCTTTCCTCCGCTCTCTTTGCATATCTTCTATCTCATCCTTCCTCCTGTCGGCTTCATCTACCATTCCCTCTTCTAGCATTCTGTAACATGATCAAGGAAGAGTTAAAGGTATCAAAAACATTTCTCTGTACCATCTGTTTTTACAAGTTAGAGTGGATGTCTCTCACCTTTGGTCAGGCCGCAGGCGGGTGTCTGTAGGAGGCAGGAGAGGCTTCAGGTCTGGGGTGAGTTCATTTAGCTCCATGGCAAAGGTGGAAAAGCCATAGTACAGCAGGTAATCCTTTGGCTGGGGATCTGTTAGGTGACAAAAACATCTCAGGTGAGCTCCTAAACAAACGTGACACTTGGATTTTGCTGATCAGTCTTTTTGGCAGCAGTAGTATTTAAGCATTTCAGTTCTGTGTAAACTGACGCACACTCTCTGCAGTgtcaacatgtgacacacatgtGACTTTGAACTTTGTGATAATGGTGGACTCACTGGGCTTCCAGACACATTTTGGAGTCGGCAGAGTGTCACAGAAGATGCCTTCATGCCACAGACCTCCGAACCGATGGATAATGCTCCCGCTCTGGTCTAGCACCGTACCCTGCACCTCGTTCTTGTTTGTGTCTGAACCCCAGTATCGAGACTACAGCAGAATAAAAGgtgtcagtcagaccaacaaaACATAGTGACAGTAaggagttgtttttttcatgtacCTTGACAAAAGTGATCTTGCAGGTGCAGACATCATTTTTGAGGTTTTTGATGGTGACCTCTCCATAATGCTCCAGATATCGCTGCTGGCTGAGCACGTTATGGATGCAGGTCACTACTTTGTTCCACTCATAGTGGTCGCCATACCTGAATGAAAAAGTACTAGTAAGGAGTAGACTAGCTTcaagcaaaaacagaaaatcttTCATCGCAAGCCACAAATTAAAGAGAGACTTCATCCTTTCTCATACAATATGAGTTTCAGTTATACCTGGTGGCTGCTGTCAGGCTGAGCCAAAACAAAGCTGTGCTGTTTATTACCTGGGAAGAGTCACATTCACCATTCCTACAGGCAGAATCTCCAGTGACTTCCCCCAGAATTTATTTTTCCACCGCTGGTCTGCTCAAAGAGATAAGCAGGTGGTGATGACATAGTAAAATGTATGCAGGAACAGCAGCATGATtaagcacacaaacagagatctgACCTTGCCAAAAGCAGAAATTATCAGAGTCTGCATGGCAGGCAGAGATGGGTGGGTGGTGGCAGACCTGCACAGcgcagagaagagacacaaaatGATCAATCAACCTGCTGGAGTTCTTAACTTAAAACCttctatataaaaatatatgtatatattttttttacattaacacAATATTTACATAAACTATTAATGCAGTATTTCAAAAATAATTTTACTTGGTTGGGGACTAAGAGTTAATTATTTTGCATAACTGCTGCCACCTCATTAATTATTTTGTGTTAATTTTTCAAACCGTGATCAGTTGTGTTATTATAAAGCAATGAATCACTCCATGTTCAATCTGTGTGACTGAGCAGTTCAATTAAATCAGCGTGTAATGCATCCTAATTCAGAGGAAATAAAGTGAGTTCATCTTTTCCCTTTTAAgatctgctgcagcagccagtcAGTGAAGTAGATGTGAGAGAAACAGACCTGCTCACTGATGAGGCGGAAGCCCCGGTCCTCTCTGATACATTCGAAGGTCTCCCCCAGCACTGGGTTAAAGGGCTTGTAGCGGTTTCTGAATGTTGCAGAGGAGTAACCGGAGATAGCAAAGGCAGCAATATAAACCTGGACAAAATAAAGAACATAacattaaaaatcatttttaaaataataccaGTAAAAACAGAGCACAGTAGCACAATAGAGTCCATCATGATGtattgtgtcacagtgtgttacaccagcagcactgctgctgaAAGAAAAGACCTGCACCCTATGGTGAAGGCGTACCAGCATATTGTTAGGTTGAAgctccaacacacacatcaacatgcTGGTGAAGGAGGGCATAAACAAGGACAACACACACCGTGTATGCCCTGTTTGATGCACTGCTATCCAGTAATCCAGTTAATCTTAGTCTTTTATGGTGTTTTAGGTGAAAAGAGAGAATCTTAACTGGATGTCTTTGTAGTGTTTGTACAATAAAGACTTGTTCTTACAATTCTAATTTTGTTAATTAAGATTATCATCATTGCATGCTAGGTAGGACTACGAATGACAATGTAGCCAGCTAGTCTCCTGCTGTAATGATTATTTATCAGAGAAGTATAAAAGCATGTGCATGGCAGTATTCCCGTGCTATAATTACAAATTAAGTCAACATACAGTAACTATCCTGAATGTATTACCATTCTCTGGTAGGGGTCTGGTGTGTTGCTGGCGATGTCCAGCAGGTCACTGTACTCCAACTCCTCACACAGCCTCTGCAGCAGGTTAACAGGCTCGTTCAGAGCAGCTGGCATGGACACTCGAGCCAAGTCTTTACCTGATGAAAACCAGCACAGACACAtcagaaaatgttttcaaatcCAAAGaccatttttcttttaatgaatGTGAGTTTTAGTCCTTACCTATGTTGTTGTAGAGGATCGCCATGAGGCCCACATGGCTGTTGTCAGGGCAGTGAGCAGGTAGAGTTGTGCGTCGTCCTGTGCTTTTAGGAACAACACTGTTCGGAGACCTAGAAATGCTGGCACGGTATTTACGGGTGGCCGAGGCTGTAATGTTGGAGAAtagaaataatattaatattaataatcagTAATGGAAATATAtctctgacagtctgaacaaagaacaattGGTGTACAGTTagaaacaacatttttaaccCCCCTATTAAAAAGATCATTCTTTGTCAAATATTTCTCCAGTGCTGTTATATAAAGCCAAGAAATTGTGTCCTCTGGTAGCTATGGAACAAATCACTGTTATACAATGATACTCTGTAGTCTGTGTTTTAACTGAGTGACCCTGTAAACATTTGATTTGTTCTTAAAAGTGAGGATTGGtatcctgcagcacacacacagtataacaggTAACACTTTGTCTCAACACTTGTGAAAGCATCATGACAAAAGTGAAAGATATTTAAAAGCTTGGAGTTAAGAAAAGGGTTAATGtctacaaagcaggagaagatATACAAGTTTATTCAAGTTACAAGATCTGCTGTGAAAGGTTTTATCAAGAAGTTCAAGAGAGGACTGATGCAGACAACATGTGTCTAAAGCACCCGAagcacacaaataacacaacagTAGATGTGTCTGTAACTGGTAatcttgtcagggtggaagGAAACATATATCATGAAAGAAAGCCCAAAGCATCAGCAGTAGGTAAGAAATACTTTGATTTCTACATAAAATGTAAGCTTCCTAACTAATAgtacatttataaatgtttaaatttgtgtttaattttttttgctctgtttaaCAGAACATGTCTAAATGACATTTTCATAAGGGGATAATAATGTTGTCTACATTTGTAGATAGACCCACCATGCCCTTCCTCTGGCTCTGAGTTAGTGGTGCTTCCATCACTAAGTCCAGATTCGTCAGACACCTCAGAGGAACTTCCACAAAGGACGTCATCACTGGCATCAAAATACTCTGCAGCAGAATCAGCTACTGAAGGAGGCCCATGGGAGGAGGGCCTCACTGCTGCAGGCTGAGAAGGAGAAACAGTCATCAAAGAACTAAAGGAAATCCAGCACAGAAACCAGATCTTGAGCCCTCTTACCTCGCCTAATGTGTTTGACCTGTGGATGTTGTTAGTGTCCAAGACTTCCTGCAGCTTTTGCCTTTCCTGGGACAGAGTCTCATGTACCGACTTCAGGGAGGCAAGCACTGAAGACACATGACAAGATGGACAAGTTTAACTTAAGATCACAAAATCTATCTGcggttaagtgtgtgtgtgtttctctgaccTCTTAGTGACATGGCGCAGATGTCCTGCTGGATTTTCTTGCCCTCAGGCGATGCAACGGTTGAAGGGGACAGCTGAGAGTAGACATAGTCAGGGATAGAGGGGACAGATGCACCGAGGTGGGACGAACTGCTCAGGTGACTGGaggacagctgtggacaggaAAGGGTGGATGATTCAACAAGCAGGTGTCACTGCTGTAATACAGCACAGTCTCCAGAGGGAAAGTCTCCAACACTGCGGTGCTGCTCTTTCACACTTTAACTCATTAACTGAAAGATTTAGCGAGGAGAGGCTTGGATCAGATCAGTTCTTCTCAGAACatcaaaataaagacacatttattttgaaCAAAAAGCTCTATGtttttgttgcctttttttaatcAGGGTAACTTTAGCTTTTTTATTGCTTGCAGTCACTGTGTGGTGAGGTGCCAACAGCTTGGAAGTGAAACTGGTATGGCTGGGAGCAGTTTTTGTAATGTTTAGTCAGAGGACAGTTAGCGGTTTCCCATGCAAAGTTATGCAAACCAGATTCTGGCTGTAGATCCCTACTaatgttctttgtattcagAACTCAgcaaaaaacatattttccttAACTAAAACTAATTTAATACAACTTTGAACATTTTGAACAGGCAGTGACATTGAAAATGCAATTTGCCAAAAAAGGTGTAACTAATTCACTGTTGAAATGTACCTGAAAATGTAATCATTACATGGATATTGTATTTTTTCCAAATGAAACTGAGACATAAGTCATATCTGTGTTTCCCTGCAGGTCCAGGCCTACAAGAGGTGTTTTAGGGACAGCTAGAGGTGTCATCTATGTCATCACAGCAATCTACTCACTGATGGGAGCTGCAGCTGTTCTTAAACACAGAAGCTCAAATCAAACGCTACTGAAGCATCTAAACCAAAAGCAGGTTCACTTGATTGATCTATGAATTCACTCTACCCCAGGCTCCTAAATGGTATAAAAACTTTGACCATTTTAACCAGAAATGTTAACTTAAATGTCATCTTCTGCTGTCTCGACAGCAAGTGAAGCAAGAAAAGACAGAATCATGTTAGTAGATCAACTTTTGGGCTCACTGGCAACTCACCGATTTAGTAATCCCACGAATAGGCTTTGGATTAGATTAGAGAAAGGCCCCAAAATGTTACAGCAGGTTTGGAAGTTTGGGAGGTGATTAacccaataataataatattataataaaaaatcaataataataataattttgaatTCAATCAAGTACTTTAGGTCTATGTACACATATTAATgtcaaatgaagcaaacactgtaaaaagttACCATTCCAAGGGCTTCCACTCTGGACAGGGTGCGAGAGTGTCCCCACATCTTTCCTGACTTTGGCTTCTTTGGCTTCTCGAGCGACAGATTCTGCATCAAAATTATTGTTACGTGTGGTTTTGCTAGAGACATTAAAC from Parambassis ranga chromosome 19, fParRan2.1, whole genome shotgun sequence includes these protein-coding regions:
- the osbpl7 gene encoding oxysterol-binding protein-related protein 7 codes for the protein MDSYGSLLNRSQSLASGLEKNSPTWNKPAHSRSSSTVSSRHSRQIVKDWEVIDDLPLEMHIGSDSPQDLTPPGICEGYLLKRRKWPLKGWHKRYFVLEAGILRYSKNQQDVSKGRVQGSLDVSLAVMSINKKSNRIDLDASDILYHMKAKSHELFYIWVTKLQAHRLFKKNEAAHAHSAGPAQGNGDLSSAAVADSAGASEVLPSANTAVNSKVSAWLQQSRDPDSCVQELNRCHLDLSELNRLIQRLQALEMGQAFTNGDLQRIISMQNLSLEKPKKPKSGKMWGHSRTLSRVEALGMPIRGITKSLSSSHLSSSSHLGASVPSIPDYVYSQLSPSTVASPEGKKIQQDICAMSLRVLASLKSVHETLSQERQKLQEVLDTNNIHRSNTLAVRPSSHGPPSVADSAAEYFDASDDVLCGSSSEVSDESGLSDGSTTNSEPEEGHASATRKYRASISRSPNSVVPKSTGRRTTLPAHCPDNSHVGLMAILYNNIGKDLARVSMPAALNEPVNLLQRLCEELEYSDLLDIASNTPDPYQRMVYIAAFAISGYSSATFRNRYKPFNPVLGETFECIREDRGFRLISEQVCHHPPISACHADSDNFCFWQDQRWKNKFWGKSLEILPVGMVNVTLPRYGDHYEWNKVVTCIHNVLSQQRYLEHYGEVTIKNLKNDVCTCKITFVKSRYWGSDTNKNEVQGTVLDQSGSIIHRFGGLWHEGIFCDTLPTPKCVWKPNPQPKDYLLYYGFSTFAMELNELTPDLKPLLPPTDTRLRPDQRMLEEGMVDEADRRKDEIEDMQRERRKELSKKGEEHVPCFFKKGKDSLGRDTWVTNGTYWRLRTDPGFANVENITLW